DNA sequence from the Phragmitibacter flavus genome:
GTTCCACGCTTCGGCCCCCTGTTTCCAAACAACTCAATGCGCGCGGCTGGATCAGATCTAGCTTCGCTCTTCATCATCTCAAGATTCAAATGCTTGCCTAAGTCGTGGATACTGACTGATTTAAGATTGCCTCCATCTTTCCGAATTCGCATTAAGGCCCATTGCACGTCTGCGCTGATACGAAATGCTGGGGTGGACTCTGTCACCTCAATAGCGACAACATTACACGACCCGCAAAAGAAGTATGCGAGGAGCAAGAACAAGCTTGGCAGGCACGGTGTATGTAATGTAGACATAATTAAGGCCATCGTGGTTGCTTTCTGAAACGGAGTATTGTCTCTGATGAAAAATCGTGGTCGTTGTCCGGTTTCTCTTTCATTAAGCCTGTGGATTCAGGATGGCCCGGCACCCTTCCAAGACCATGCCCCAACTCATGGGCGGCTATAGCATCCAATCGCTCCTGATAGGCTTCTGGACTGTTTTCAATTCGCAGTTTGACGAATTCACGAATCGATTCCAGGAAGACAATTGACCAACCTGAAGGCGCTGTTGCACCTTCTCGAAGCCCAGCCCCATTTGGATCATCTGATTTGCTTGGCGTAGGCTGATAAGCATGTATCAAATAAACGCACCAAAACGCATCGGAGTCAAACCCTGTCGAATCCCAGGAGGCAAGCAAATCCCAAGACCTGAAGATCGGCGGCAACTCTGTGAAAGGGGTCAGTCCGCGCATTGAAAGGGGTCTGAAAGGGGTCAGTCCGCGCATTGCAACATTTGGTTGAGCTTTTCATATTTTTTGCGACCTGATTTCGAGTCTAGCACACGCCTCACCATCCGCGCCAGCCCTCTCTCATTCCCCATAACAAGCTGGTTGCTAATCCAACCATTCCCAACTGTCGTGTTCTGCTTCAACCAACTCGCCAGCAACACCTTGTCTTCTTGCCCGCATCCAAGCGCCTTCAGCGCCTCCCTCTCCTTTGGGAGTTCCAAAAACCCCATGCCGCGCATCAACTTGACCTCTGCTTCCTTCCTTTCATGCAATCGAACCGCCTCGCCAGTTACACTTCCTTTCGCAACGCGCCCCACCAATGCCTTAGCCTTGTCCACTAACTGATCGCGAAACGCCTCGTTGCCCATATACCAACCCCGATACAGCATCAACTCACTCGACTCCGTCTTCAAAGCCTCACGATTCTTCGCCCTCTCCTCTAGCGACTTCACATACGCCAGCCTGCCACGTCGACTGCCAGACAACGCAAAAGCATCCAGCACCCGCTGCCGTTCCAGCCATTCTGGACATTGGTTGCGGCGATAGTGAGGCAAACTGCTCCATTCATAACTCAACAACTCCTTCTTTGAGGTTCCTCCCACCAATCCCGCTCTCACCGGATTGAGATGAATGTAATCCGCCACCACCTGGAAAAACTCTCCATCACCTTCGTCCCCATTGACCACCACTGCCTTGTAGCGCCCCTGAAACACATGCCCTCGCCTGCGCCTTCGCCGATTCCAGCTCTGGCTGAACTCACCCAACAACCCCTTCATCCCGATCACCAAATTGGGTTCAGGCGTTTCAAGCAGCACATGAAAATGGTTCGACAAAAGCACCCACGCATGCACCCGCCAGCCGCAACGCGCACAAGACTTGGAGAGTAATTTGAGGAAACTCAAAGCATCGTCCCTTTCCTCAAACACCGCTTTGCCTCCATCTCCCCTCGCCATCACATGATAGAGCGCCCCAGCAAATTCAATTCGCAACGGTCTGGACATTCCTCAGGATGCCTGATGTTCTGAAACAAGCAACAACCAATGTTGCAATGCGCGGACTGACCCCTTCCCGAGACCCCGACCCCTTCCCGAGACCCCGACCCCTTCCCGAGACCCCGACCCCTTCCCGAGACCCCGACCCCTTCCCGAGACCCCTTCCCGACGGACTGACCCCTTCCCGAGTCTGCGAGTGAAGGAGCCACCCCATGTGGAGGGAGCTAAGTTGATGCAACGTCAAGTAGAGTAACACGGCTGGCGGGCCGGGAGCGGGTCAGCGGCGGGGGCAACCGAGGCGACTGGCAGGAGCCGAGATAGACAGCCAAAGGCTGCCCGTAGGGCGAGACGAGCGTGAGGCGCGAGTGAGTCAACCGCTTTGCTCTACACAGCATTGTATCCATCTTACCGATAGGAGGGCGCGGAGCCGTGAGGCTCGCCGAACGCTATGGTCTTGGGGGTGGTCGACGTCGGGCGCGGAGCTTGAGTGCGAACCATGCAGCGAGCATCAGCGCAATGATTCCAGCCACAACCATCAACTCAACGGGAATGCCTCTATCTCTACTTTGAGGGTAACTAGATAACGTTGGTCGTAACAAGGAAGTTGATTGAGAGTCATGAACGACGGGTTGGTCAGTTTGACTTTCATGATCGGATGATGGCAGGCCAGCCGAAGAGGGTTGTTTTGGCTGCATAATACGTCGAACAAAGGGCAGAGGATCCCGTTTGAGAACACCTTTTAACCATTCAATGTTTCCTTCGACATTTTGAAGCGCGGCAATTCTTTCCGTTGCTTGAGGTAAAGGCGATTCGTCATATCTTTGTCTCAACTTTTCGATAAGACGCTTGTCACTGGCGGTTCCGTGAATCAGCAAATATTCTGCTGAAGCTCCGATTTCTAAGGTATCTAAAGGAGCAGGTGGCTTGTCGTTTGGCACATTGTCAATCAGCCAGTTCACGCGTTTTCGAACCAAAGGCAGCAGTTCCTCTGTTCGACGAGGATCACGAATGAGGAGCATAAGCATTTCCCCTTTTTCTTTGCTGTCCTCGGTGACGGCAAAATGTCGAAAGTCAGGGTCAGTTTTAGGAATCGATTTCATACGGAGTGAAAAGCGTTCTACACCGGCCATCTGTTGGTAGAATATCAAAAGCGCTCGACTCATGGTGTCTTCACCAATTTCGTCGATACGGCTCCATTCATCGAGTGCCTCACGCATTTCTCGCTCACTGCCATCAGTGCCGTCACGCAATGGACTTGCCCGTTGCCAGAGCTTCGCAGCTTCCACCAAAATCTGAGGGGGTATATCTTGCTCTGCCAAAACGGAAGCCGGATGTAGCAACACCACGCAAGCGTATAAAATAGATATGTTTGTTCGAAAAGCATTCATGGCCGCATTTAATTGGAGGGCTGCTGCTGGGTGTAAGACGAGACATCCAGGACCGAGCTAATCTGCTCTCGAAGCAATCTCCTTCCAGATTTTCCTGCGTTTTGGGGTTCAAGTCCCCATCTGGTAAACCCATCCCTCATCAAATTATTCTGCGGAGGATCGATGATTGCACCATCCGAAGAAAGATATTTGTGCTCCAGTCCATGAACGTGTCCGCATTCATGAGCAGCAGTGTAAAGCTTGAGATTGGGTGTGTTGGTTAACCTCATCAATGTGTAGAGGGACATCAATACATAGCCTTCATGGGTTCCAGACTGCTTTTGTCCAACGGCGTCGCCGTCCGCGCCAGAAAGAGATGCATTCACATACACAAGCACTATATTTGCATCTGTTTTCTTCGAGACAACATTTTGATCAGACAAAATGGTGTTGCGATCCGTGCCTGGACCCGTGCCAGCAATATTGACAACATAGTCACTTAGAATGGCATGGATGTCCGCTTTATTGGCTGCATCTATGGTAATCACGCCGCCGTCCGTGTGACGCACTTCCACACCATACGGCCTGTAAGCTTGTTTCATCCAGTTGGCCTGACTGTTCATTTTGGTCTGTGCTGGGCCAATTTCAAGATCGTCTCCCGGCACATCAAGAATGACAGATGTAACTTCAAAAAAGTGAGTTTGTTTCTTGATAGGAACCTTGATCTTGCTTGTGCCCAATGCATCAGACTCGATCACCAGGGTTCCTCCTGCCTGCCCTTTGTGAGTGCGGTCATTTTTATGATTATCTGCACCGCCCGGTGTTCCGGCAATGGCATCGTCATCTTGGGTATCGCTGACCACAACAAACGGTAAAGATTCAAAGACGCCGGATTGAGGGGTTGTTTCCTGCATTTCCACTTCAGTTGGATCATCGTTGAAATCAGCATCCCCTCCTTCAGTGGACACCTTAATGGTCAAACCAGATTCCCCTTTTTTATGGGGTAAGGGAATGCGCACCACAATACGATCGGCATCTTTGTCAGGGAAGTTGGTGAGTTTGATGGAGCCGTCACCTGTTTGATCATTATCCAACCAGCGGCAGGGGCGGATTTGACTTGTTTGTTCCAAATTTCCCTGTGCCTCACCATCCTTCGGCTGCATTACCTCCACCGGGAGGAGGACCAAGGCCTGGGATTTGAGCATGCCTGCAAACGGGGCGGGGGCTTTGATTTCGGTGGGCTGGCTCTGGGCCATAAATTCCTTCAAGGGCTTCACCCATTTATACTCAATGGTCTGCGGGCCGCTTTGATCATGGGGTTCGGTCACGTCAACTAATGCCACCAAATATCGTGACTGCCAGGCGTCCTTCGCGGTTTCATCCAGCATGCCGCCCCATTCGCTGGTCCAGATCACCCTGACCTTGCCATGCTGCGCGGTGCCAAAGTAGCCTGTCATGGTTTGTTCGCCTCCAGGTCCTGTATATTGGATTTCACGCTCTTCCAAATGGTTTTTTGCCACGGCTACAGGTCCTCCGTTCCATTTGATGGGAACGCTTTTGATGAAAAAGTCTCCGTTCGTCAGGGTTTCGAGCTTGGGACTGAGGTTGACGCTTTCACCTTGATGCTGTTCGCTTTGGGACTGGACGGGATAGCTCAACAGATTGCCATACCATCCCGGGGTCGGAGAAGTGTAGGTGTGCGTGGGCGGATTATTTTGTTCGGGAACGGCCTCAATGATGTATTCCTCCATCGCTGGTTCGCCGGGTTCTGGGTTTTCGACCGGGCCGCCTCCCGTGTAGGCGCTTTGCCAGGTGGTGACGGGGCCCAACGCATACTTCGTGGGCTCCGGGTTGCGATTGAGATTTTGATAGGTGGCTTCGTCGATGGCTTCCTGTTGGGTGTTGACCGGGGCGTTGAACGAATCGGTGGTGATGAGGATTTTGTGGGTTTGAATGAACCTACCGTCGAGTTCGCGCTGGGCTTCCACGCTGGTTTTGATGATGTGATAGGCTGGTTGCGGGGTGCTGTTGGCTGTGACCCACGCAGCGGAATCGCCTGTGAGACCGGGGTGCTCGATGACGTCCCCCACAGGTTCCGGGAAGGGTGCGTCATTCGCTCCCTGTTGTTTGTATTGATATTTTTGAATGTAGCCGGTGAAGGTGCTTGGGGTTGATGGCGCAGGTGACGCAACGGGACGCCGACGCTTTCGGGAGTTCCTGGAGAGTAACTGCCTCCTGCGGAACTGATGGAGTCGCCTTTCCATCCGCTATACTGAACGATAAAGGGAGTGAGGCGTGTGGCGTTGTCGAGATCTTCCTCGGTGGGTTGAGGACCATTGTTATTGCCGTTTCCACTGCCACCTCCTGAGTTCCCGCCGCCTGTCCCGGAGTTACCGCTGCCGGTGCCGCCTCGGAGATGGATGCCGCTAAGTTCGAGGTTGATTCTCGGCGGGGTGATCGGGGTGACGGTAGTTGGCTTGGAGTTGATGTCGGTGGGGTTGCTTCCAGCCTGCACTTCGGTGCCATCATTGATGCCGTCACCATCGGTATCGGCAATCTTCGGATGGGTGCCAAGCAGGTATTCGCGCAGGTTGCTCAACCCATCCCGGTCAAAATCTCCCAAGACGGCAAGTTCATAAGCCTGCCATTCGGATTCGGTGCTTTCGTTTCTTCCT
Encoded proteins:
- a CDS encoding transposase, translated to MSRPLRIEFAGALYHVMARGDGGKAVFEERDDALSFLKLLSKSCARCGWRVHAWVLLSNHFHVLLETPEPNLVIGMKGLLGEFSQSWNRRRRRRGHVFQGRYKAVVVNGDEGDGEFFQVVADYIHLNPVRAGLVGGTSKKELLSYEWSSLPHYRRNQCPEWLERQRVLDAFALSGSRRGRLAYVKSLEERAKNREALKTESSELMLYRGWYMGNEAFRDQLVDKAKALVGRVAKGSVTGEAVRLHERKEAEVKLMRGMGFLELPKEREALKALGCGQEDKVLLASWLKQNTTVGNGWISNQLVMGNERGLARMVRRVLDSKSGRKKYEKLNQMLQCAD